A section of the Paralichthys olivaceus isolate ysfri-2021 chromosome 16, ASM2471397v2, whole genome shotgun sequence genome encodes:
- the clstn2a gene encoding calsyntenin-2 translates to MHTPGLSSVWLFFFVWGSSRTLGGKVNKHKPWIETSYHGVITENMDTVLLDPPLVALDKDAPVPYAGEICAFKIYGQDAPFEAVVLNRTSGEGVLRASSPVDCESQKEYTFIIQAYDCGAGPSGADWKKSHKAVVHIQVDDVNEFCPVFREPLYKASVTEGKIYDSILQVEAWDQDCSPQYSQICNYEIVTAGTPFAIDRNGNIRNTERLSYDKQQSYKIMVTAFDCGQKRAKEDVAVHIDVKPVCKPGWQGWNKRVDYEPGTGSKQLFPKMRLETCGGPLSGVRAMVELQTNHIGKGCDRETYSEKSLQKLCGAASGSTDLLPAPSPSTNWTASLLTDSGRDSDLIYRFDGHQAANVPDHVVPQNLTDQFTIATWMKHGPSPGLRAEKETLLCNSDKTEMNRHHYSLYVHNCRLVFLLRRDFTQVDTFRPAEFHWKLEQICDKEWHYYVINVEFPAVTLFVDGVTYEPYLVTDDWPIHASKIDTQLTVGACWQGGEVATPRFTQYFHGSLSGLTIRPGRIETQKVISCLQACKEGLDINSLESLAKDIKFHFNPAQSVLVVEGEDVDSINTAMTKVSYINSRQFPTAGLRRLHITTTVQCFGEDTCLSIPDVKAVVMVLPPSEPRITITGSNRLVRPAADLQGPLGVAPFKELHITSTVMKGGSLGGFRRLGVMEVMHNLDYCDILVIGEELSPERESLEIHHSALVGKHLDATNSTSGISIYGVDSMAHYEQALRQVRYRNWQPATLTERRFRLTCSELNGRYTSNEFNLEVSVLHHSAPVEHVNHMAAQPPYMRPVHHPLMIHTLNSHLSGTAPPAATAVIVVCIAALVVIVVIGVYRIHTTHQEGSREDEDEVKDPEVDWDNSALNITVNPMENMRGAQALDEEVKEEKREEVEEEEEEEQGLTSAESDNSDDDEEEEEREEMKKRKQRGRLEWDSSSITY, encoded by the exons gGGAGATTTGTGCCTTTAAGATCTACGGTCAGGATGCTCCATTTGAGGCGGTGGTGTTGAATCGCACATCAGGAGAGGGGGTCCTGAGGGCCAGTAGCCCTGTGGATTGTGAGAGCCAGAAAGAGTACACCTTCATAATCCAGGCGTATGATTGTGGGGCCGGACCCAGCGGGGCCGACTGGAAGAAATCACACAA GGCAGTGGTTCACATCCAGGTAGATGACGTCAACGAGTTCTGTCCTGTATTTCGGGAGCCACTGTACAAGGCTTCAGTAACCGAAGGCAAGATATACGACAGCATTCTGCAg GTGGAAGCATGGGACCAGGATTGTTCACCACAATACAGCCAAATCTGCAACTATGAAATAGTAACTGCAGGGACACCATTTGCCATAGACCGCAAtg GTAACATCAGAAACACAGAGCGACTGAGCTATGACAAGCAGCAGAGTTACAAGATCATGGTGACAGCCTTTGACTGTGGTCAGAAGAGAGCAAAGGAGGATGTGGCTGTGCATATTGATGTCAAGCCTGTCTGCAAACCCGGATGGCAAg GTTGGAACAAGCGGGTGGACTATGAACCAGGGACCGGCAGCAAGCAACTGTTTCCCAAGATGCGCTTGGAAACCTGCGGTGGTCCCCTGTCCGGCGTGAGGGCGATGGTAGAGCTGCAGACCAATCACATCGGGAAGGGCTGTGACCGTGAAACGTACTCTGAAAAGTCTCTTCAAAAACTCTGTg GTGCAGCATCTGGCAGCACCGACCTCCTTCCTGCCCCCAGCCCTTCCACAAACTGGACAGCGTCTCTGCTGACTGACAGTGGGCGAGACAGTGACCTCATCTACAGATTCGACGGGCACCAGGCCGCCAATGTTCCCGATCACGTGGTGCCCCAAAACCTAACAGACCAGTTCACCATAGCAACGTGGATGAAACACGGGCCCAGTCCGGGGCTCAGAGCAGAGAAGGAAACCTTACTGTGTAACTCTGACAAGACAG AGATGAACCGCCACCATTACTCTCTGTATGTTCACAACTGCCGCCTGGTGTTCCTGCTCAGGAGAGATTTCACTCAGGTCGACACTTTCAGACCTGCTGAGTTCCACTGGAAACTGGAACAG ATATGTGACAAAGAATGGCATTATTACGTGATCAACGTGGAATTTCCTGCGGTGACACTATTTGTGGATGGTGTGACCTACGAACCCTACTTGGTGACGGATGACTGGCCGATCCACGCCTCAAAGATTGATACACAGCTGACTGTGGGTGCCTGCTGGcaag GTGGAGAGGTAGCCACCCCCAGGTTCACTCAGTATTTCCATGGCAGCCTGTCAGGTCTGACGATCCGACCAGGCCGGATTGAAACCCAGAAGGTTATCTCGTGTTTGCAGGCGTGTAAAGAAGGACTTGATATCAACTCCCTCGAGAGCCTGGCTAAGGACATAAAG ttcCATTTCAACCCTGCCCAGTCTGTGCTGGTAGTGGAAGGAGAGGATGTGGACAGCATCAACACAGCCATGACCAAGGTCTCCTACATCAACTCTCGCCAGTTCCCCACCGCAGGCCTCCGACGGCTACACATCACCACCACAGTACA gtgttTCGGGGAGGACACGTGTCTCTCCATCCCAGACGTCAAGGCAGTGGTTATGGTGCTGCCGCCCAGTGAACCGAGAATCACAATTACAGGATCTAATCGACTCGTCAGGCCTGCCGCTGACCTGCAGGGCCCGCTGGGTGTGGCTCCCTTCAAAGAGCTTCACATCACCAGCACAGTAATGAAGGGAGGCAGCCTCGGTGGAT TCCGTAGGCTGGGTGTGATGGAGGTGATGCACAACCTGGACTACTGTGACATCCTGGTCATTGGAGAAGAACTGAGCCCCGAGAGAGAGAGTCTGGAGATTCATCACAGTGCTTTGGTGGGAAAACATCTGGACGCCACCAACTCCACCTCTGGAATTTCAATATATG GTGTGGACTCCATGGCTCACTATGAGCAGGCGCTGAGGCAGGTGCGCTACAGGAACTGGCAACCTGCCACTCTGACCGAGCGACGGTTCAGACTCACCTGCTCCGAACTCAACGGACGTTACACCAGCAACGAGTTCAACTTGGAG GTCAGTGTTCTCCACCACTCGGCGCCTGTGGAACATGTCAATCATATGGCAGCCCAGCCTCCGTACATGAGGCCTGTCCATCACCCACTCATGATACACACGCTCAACTCACACTTGTCAG GAACAGCGCcaccagcagccacagcagTGATCGTGGTTTGCATCGCCGCCCTGGTCGTGATTGTGGTGATTGGGGTGTACAGGATCCACACCACACATCAGGAGGGGTCCAgagaggacgaggacgaggtCAAGGACCCTGAGGTGGACTGGGACAACTCTGCCCTCAACATCACCGTCAACCCCATGGAG AACATGAGAGGAGCTCAGGCTCTGGATGAGGAGGTAAAAGAAGAGAAgcgggaggaggtggaggaagaggaagaggaagaacaaggaTTGACGAGTGCTGAGTCAGACAACAGTGAtgacgatgaagaggaggaagagagagaggagatgaagaagaggaagcagagggGAAGACTTGAGTGGGACAGTTCCTCAATAACATACtga